GAGGATGTGAGTCTTAACTTTGTAGAAACTCTTATAGCCAACAATACCGAGCTAAGCTTCCTCAACACAAGAGATCTGCAACATTTGGTTAAACTGAACGTTGGTGAAGTGCAGTTGGTGGAGGCCAGTAAAATATTTCCCCAGAATGTAGAGATTATTGATGGGTTCGGTGAGATTAAATGGCTAAATGGGATTGATACGGAAAGCCTCCCGGAAATGCTACTCAGCAAGAGTGGCAACCAAACTATTTTGAGTACAATTCAATTACAAGGCGTGCAAACGGACCAGGTCACTTCATCGCAGGTGTTATTGAATGGGTTGGGAGTTGAGGATTACCTTCAAACCGGTCAGGATCAAAAGTCAAATGGAACACTGTATATAGACAACCTGGATGTGGGGAAAATGAGCGCGGATGATCTGCACCTAAATGGCCATCTCTTTGGCCAAACACTGTCCTCCATCTACGAACATGGAAGCAAGTCCCTGGACAGCTGGCATCTGCCACCCGACTTCAATGGCACCCTTCACGCCCAGAACCTGTGGCTTAGTGACAGTATTAACAAAGTGAAGGTGATCCAATtggagcagcagttgcagcaactAGCGGGCAACATCAAATACGTTGGCGACTTTACTTTTGAGCATGATGTAAACATTAGTTCCCTCACCTTTCAAAACAGTCTAAATGGAATTGAAGCTAATAAATTTGGTAGCTGTTGGTTGGAAAATGAGGGCGACCAGAATTTCACAGCCCCCCAGGAGCTGACTTCTTTGGACAGCCAACAAGGCCTCTGGCTAAGATGGCAGCTCAACAACCATACCTTAGAAGATCTGGAGAACCGAAGCTACAGGCTTAACGCACCGGAGCACCTGCAATTAGTGCGATTTGGTGAGTAGCATGTAAGCTAATACAATGTTAGTATCCTATAACAACATTACCTCTCAGCGAATCCCATTGTGTTGCAATCAGAGATACAGTTAgatcatttaaatttactcCGCGTCCCAGAGGACGTTATATACCATAATGGTGGAGGTTACATCTCTACTCCAGTTAGCATAGAAGGTAACCTAGAGGCAGCAGAATTGTCTAACATAACCAGCCTAAATGGGTATCCTTTGGAGGCGTTGGAGATGTATTTAACTGGACGAAATGTACACACATTTGTAGCAGAGAATGTAAGGTTTGACGAAGAACCCTCTTATCACCTTCTAAATGGACACAATCTGGGAAACCTCCTAGATCAGGTGTGGCTGGACAACGAGCAAATTAATTTGGGAGAAATAAGACTGGAATCTGGGCAATTCGAAGGCCTGCTGGAATTCCAAGTGAGTGGGCTGTCCTCATTAGAAACCTTTACTGTTTACAAAAACGCCTTTCCCGTAGGGACCCATAAACGGACACCAAGTGGAACACATCAGACGTAACTACTTCAGCCGGACGCGAAGCAATCTGCTGAAAACTCCCCTTAGCTTCCAGCATGACGTCACATTCACACAGCCTCCTGTAGCCAAATACGTAAAACTTCGACGTGGCGGAAGCGACGTTTTAATGGAGAGCTCCAGTAGGTAAGTGAAATTGTCCAAATAATCAATGGGCAAGGGGTAATGGGCAGGGGTAATGGGCAGGGGTATTGTTGGTATCACGTTTCACTTTCGCAATTGTTTACGCGCTAACAGTTTTAGAGGCACTGCATCAGCACAAGTCAGCTGTGCATTCCGTTTGGCAGGTGAAATTTCTGTACACGTTTGCAAATAGCGCGGGGCGGGGGTTGCACTTGTTTCGGACACTGGCAGATGTGCTTAATTACCTCGTCAATTGGTCGCTTATTGGGTTTGGTTAAATGCACTTTTTACGGTCGGGCAGTTTCGGCAGAGCAGAGGTTTGTGATttgaaacaacaaaaacgtcTTAGGAAGAATCCCAAACGCCTGAGAGCTAGAGATGGCATAAGCACTGGTCTATCGATTGTTTCAAAACTTGTATCGATCTTTACATGTATcgttgaatttaaatataatttattttcggttcATAAATATTAGTCCTACTATAAATTCTATAAGACATTTGTAAAATTGATACATTGCTTATTACCTTAGAATGTTTGGTAAAGAGTTCGGTGTTATTAAATGGCTTATActaatattaaaagaaatctTTATCTTTTCCCAGCAACTTCTCTCTAGATTTTGATGATTTTGTAGCTCACTCATTGAAAACAGCTGGATCTCACTCTAtaagtggaaaatgggaacTGGCAGAGGGCATAGTTTTCGGAAATTTGAACCATGTCAAGATAAATAACTTAAACCTAGCTAATGATATCGTGAGAATACCTCATTACAATGACAGTGGCAATTCTCCAATGACAATCGAAGCACTGAAAACCGTGCAAAGCTCCATTATAAATCGCCTTCATACTACCACTGAAAGCCAGGTGGCGGAGGTCCCTGTGGCCAAGTGGATCAATGAAGCAGCCTACCTATACGGGAACCACAGCATTGCTAGCACAACCTGTCTGAATAATGTTAATCTCTACAATGATCTTACCGTTAAGGGGCCTGTAAATGGTGTCCTCTGGCAGACGGACAAGCTCATTTTGATGGACAAGGAGCAGGATGTACCGGGCTCCCTGCTGGTAGAGAATAGTTTTCCCGAGCAGCAGCGAGTTATGAGCAATAATGTGAAGAATCTCTGGGTGGATTTCGTCAACGATCTGCCAGTAAACGAGTTTCTGGTCAACAAGGCAGAAAACCGCCCCTATCTTCATGTGGAGAGCCAACTGATCTTTACACAGCCACTAACTGTGGGTCACTATGATTCGGGCAACGGAAATGGGTTCCTGGataattattacaaaaataagcGGGGTGTCAAAACGAATGACATTCAGGATTGGCAGCAGCTTCAGGAAAATGTGGCAGCTATCAAGAACAGATTGACCAGTATGTTAGAAACATATCAATTCAAATTCTCCTTTAGTTATGTGTATTCAACTCAACCAACAGAGCCGCCTAAAGTGCTGGAAGGCTTTTCAGTGCTGCAGCAATTGTCTCACAAGGCCTCGCATATGAAGATCATCTCCTTGGACAACGATGACGTCCTGGCCATCTGGGAGCATACGTGGAATAAAGTAGTCTCGTACACCTGGCAACCGGATAAACATCTTTTTGGCCGAACTTCAAGTAAGTTATGtagatttatttgcatatgaaCGTATTTAAAAATCAAGTAGCATATTGAACCTTAAATAGGGACAAATTCGAAATCTCAAATATTAGaagtacattttaaattaagctTTAAAATCTTTTCGTAACTGTAATGAACACTCATAACAGAACTGTGGGTAAATACCTCATACAAGTTGCCCAGTTTGCACACAACGCAGACGTTTAAACACGGATAAAATAATACGATAAATACGAGAAAGGGTTCAGGCAGACCTACATAACTACCTTCGATTTTGTCTAATAAGTATGCTGAGTAATCATTTAAATTGCGAGTATCAGTCGGGCTACTGCTCCAGTTCGTCGCTCTGCACATCAAGGATGGCGCGCAAGATGGACAGCTCAAGCTTGGCGGAGGCACGCGAAGAGAGTCTGTTCATCACATTGGCCACGTACAGCCCGAGAGACTCGTGTCGCGACGAGTTGCACAGATTCTTGAAAAAGGTCGGCGGCAGAGAGTTGTCAAAGTTCCCAAGGTTGATAATCTCTGGTGTATTGGAGGAGCCCGCGTTGATCTTCGGGTCGAAGATAATGTCATTCTTGAAATCCAGTTCCTCAATGTGTGGCGAAAAGCCGTTTGTGGAAGCCACTGAGGTGGAAGCAATGGTGGCGGCTGTCGACGAGTTCGGTCCTCCACTGCCACCGTTAATCTGTTGCGCCGCTGGAATGGTGATGATGTTGATGCCCGGCGGCGGTGTCTGGTTGTCTTCACGCTCCTTCTTTACTTGCATCAGTTGGGCAGTTGTTGTGTGCACCACATTACTTCCCGCCGGCAGTTGATCTGGAACGCTGGTGAGCGCTGAAGTGGAGGCTGATGATGAAGCTGCTTGTTTCGGGCTCGTTGTCTTGGACTGCTTTTTTGGCGCCGATGACGAGGTGTACTCCTCCGAGAGTTTGCGCTTTAGAGAATCTGGCAGCTGAATGGTGGTGCGCGAGGAGCTTGATCTCTGCCCACTGACTGGCGCCTGTTGCCCAATCGTCGGTTTGGATACAAGACCTGCTCCGGAACTGGGCGTCTTCTTCACAGTGATTCCCTTTTTTTGAAGtactgcggcggcggcggacaGCGAGCTACTTCGCGGTGTGTTATTAGCCAGTGTGTTGAGCAGCTTTTTCTCCTCAATGGCTGGACGAGGAGTGTCGACGTTGGGTTTGGCGTACACCCGTTCTTCTTTTTCCGGCGAGCCGGTGCTGTGGGATTTCGTTGGGCTTTCGCCGTCAGAGGACGCCGAGCCGGTAGAGTTAGCGGTTTGTCCATACTGATGGGcgtcatcctcgtcctcagGCTCCTGCACCTCCAGCATTTCGTACTCCTCCACCTCGTCCATGGGAACTTGATCACTGCGGGAAGTTTGAattattattagtttttcATGGTTTGAGGATTATTTACTCCACTTACTTCTCCTCCTTGATTGAGATCTTGGGCTCCTGGTGGATCTGATGCATCAAGCTAAAGAGCTTCCACGCGGAATTGCCCTTTAGCTTTTCCTGCTCGTACTTTTTCTGCAGTACTATGAAGATGGAGCGAGATTCGTGCACAGAAAGCTTGTTAAGACGCCCGATCCTGGCCCAcgcctcctcctgctcctgcttgcTGGCGCCGCCATTGTTTGGATGCAGTACCTTTTCTTTAGCGATGTCCTGCAGAATCTTGTCCAGTTGAATTGCCATCTTAGTCAGCGACTTGCGGCCCGCTGGTTGCGCGTTCCTGATAATTTTGGAggcttttttgtttacacGCGACGCACCAATAATATATGTAACTAAGATTCGCTTGTTTTTTCTCCGCTTTCGCACCGTTCGCTTCTCTTTTCCTCTTCTGTATTTGGCGTCGGTAAATTGGCGGAAAATGTGACCGTGCGACATCCAAATACCAGAAATGCCGCTTTTTGGTACAGTAACTTAGGGATGAGAGAGTTTTTGGCAACATATATGCTCACAGTACTCGCTCGATGTACTGAAGAAGGAAAcacaattattttcatttaattaatagtaatacttttattattttaaattaaaaactaatacaccacgaataaaataaatttaggaAGTACCCAGTTCTACATGTAGTCGAATTATTCAAGTATTCCCGTTGGGATCAGATATTATCAAATATTTCCaacattgttttttaatttattttaatacttaatttatttaccaaCATTTATATTTCGATTATATAGTTATCACAGCTCGTGATACATAAGTGCGGATTTTTAACTGCACTTACCACTGTACTTAAGGGTGACCATAATGTTAGGATTCTTACACATCGATATTTTTAGTACCACCACTATACGGTACAACCACTCGCCTATCGTGCTGCCGATAGGCTCAAACAAATACCGGCTTTGTAATACCACAATGTTTTATGACAGAATTCCCAAcgaattatacattttattgaaatcCTTTACAGTTTCCGCCATCTCACAATGAAACGATATTTACTTTGTCTTGACCAGCTATACATTTGACCGTTTCCAAGCGGGTGGGCCCATCTGTTCCGGATGGACTGCTTACCATAAAAGGGAATTCGTCCATTCCGTAGCAGGCGGCGCCATACCTTCCTAACCGATCCACGGCAATGAGGGCACCCATAAAGTCCTTGTGGTGCTTAATAATGCGGCGAAGGCTCTCCTGAGCTGCATCCGCCGGAGGATTTCCTGCTCGCATCGCTTCAACCGCGAGCAGTGAGGGCAGGAAGCGCATCATCACATCTCCGTCTCCGGTAGCTACGGCTGCACCCACCTCGTTGTCTGCATAAGCACCGGCACCCGGAATGGGGGAATCTCCGACCCGTCCGGGAATCTTGTGACGCGCCCCGTTGGTGGAGGTGCCGGCGTGGATGTTGCTTTCCACGTCGATAGCAATCATGCCAATGGTGTCGTGGTTTTTCCGTCCGATCTCGTACTCATTCCGGGCACGGTCCTCCTTCCAGCGGGTCAGGGGAGTCGGCCGCGGCTTGTACGGCCCGCAGGAGACCTTGGGATCCGGGTGAACGTTCTTCCAGAAGTTTGGCTGGCAGTTTTCCGCCGTCCACTGCAACCACATATCCTTCGACTCCGGCGTGACCAGCGACTCTGACTCAAATCCCATAGCATTGGCGAAAGCGGACGCCGCATCACCCACCAGCATTGTGTGTTGCGTGTGTTCCAGAACGTGCCGGGCCACCTTAATGGCATCCTTAATGCGTCGCAGGCCAGCAACTGCCCCCACTTCCATGGTGGCCCCGTCCATGACCATTGCATCCAGCGTGGTTTCACCCAACTCGTCCGGGGATCCGCCATAGCCCACTGTCCGGTCACACTGCAGTTTCTCACACTTCGAGCAGCCCTCCACTACTGCGTTCCGCGTCTGCCGGAGTCCACCCTTGCTCTGCTTGAGGATCCTCCAGGCCAGCACATTGGCGGCCGTGAAGTTCCAAGTGTTGATGACCATAGGTAGCTCACCCGCCGTCCTATTCGCCTTCAGGGCAGTGCTACCAGCGTTTGTTTTGGATTTTCCACTGCAGAGGGGTGGATCTTAGCGAACAAAGAATAGCTTGTATGCGTTGCTCACCTAAACACCGAAGCCAGCGTTGGTTTGGGCGAAGTGGTCTCCGCAAGGCTGGATAACGCCGTGGAGGCCAAACAAAGGAGCCACAGACATGCCTTCAAGTGCCTTTTCATGGTAAACTGTAATGGTCTGACGAGAAGTTGTTGGTCTATCGGAATCTGTTCTGTTTCTGCCGGAAAATGGTCGAgttttgcttttaaatgctAGCAGTCTAACCTCACTGGTTTGCTTTCTTATCTGTTGTTTTGATATACCCTTTGAATGAGTcctaataatttttaattgggtCTAAACAACATCTTAAatcaagaaaatatttcaacctAGATTAAGATATAGACAAAAGTTtgtcttaaaaaaaaacaa
This genomic stretch from Drosophila teissieri strain GT53w chromosome 2L, Prin_Dtei_1.1, whole genome shotgun sequence harbors:
- the LOC122626747 gene encoding streptococcal hemagglutinin, which produces MAIQLDKILQDIAKEKVLHPNNGGASKQEQEEAWARIGRLNKLSVHESRSIFIVLQKKYEQEKLKGNSAWKLFSLMHQIHQEPKISIKEENDQVPMDEVEEYEMLEVQEPEDEDDAHQYGQTANSTGSASSDGESPTKSHSTGSPEKEERVYAKPNVDTPRPAIEEKKLLNTLANNTPRSSSLSAAAAVLQKKGITVKKTPSSGAGLVSKPTIGQQAPVSGQRSSSSRTTIQLPDSLKRKLSEEYTSSSAPKKQSKTTSPKQAASSSASTSALTSVPDQLPAGSNVVHTTTAQLMQVKKEREDNQTPPPGINIITIPAAQQINGGSGGPNSSTAATIASTSVASTNGFSPHIEELDFKNDIIFDPKINAGSSNTPEIINLGNFDNSLPPTFFKNLCNSSRHESLGLYVANVMNRLSSRASAKLELSILRAILDVQSDELEQ
- the LOC122626748 gene encoding putative N(4)-(beta-N-acetylglucosaminyl)-L-asparaginase GE19290, producing MKRHLKACLWLLCLASTALSSLAETTSPKPTLASVFSGKSKTNAGSTALKANRTAGELPMVINTWNFTAANVLAWRILKQSKGGLRQTRNAVVEGCSKCEKLQCDRTVGYGGSPDELGETTLDAMVMDGATMEVGAVAGLRRIKDAIKVARHVLEHTQHTMLVGDAASAFANAMGFESESLVTPESKDMWLQWTAENCQPNFWKNVHPDPKVSCGPYKPRPTPLTRWKEDRARNEYEIGRKNHDTIGMIAIDVESNIHAGTSTNGARHKIPGRVGDSPIPGAGAYADNEVGAAVATGDGDVMMRFLPSLLAVEAMRAGNPPADAAQESLRRIIKHHKDFMGALIAVDRLGRYGAACYGMDEFPFMVSSPSGTDGPTRLETVKCIAGQDKVNIVSL